Proteins encoded within one genomic window of Calonectris borealis chromosome 1, bCalBor7.hap1.2, whole genome shotgun sequence:
- the TCF20 gene encoding transcription factor 20 isoform X1 — MMFDCMETLETWTQEGFRAAALLLNSMQSFREQSSYHGNQQSYPQEVHGSSRLEEFSPRQQAQMFQSFGGGAGSGRRGATGASTAMPGESSGHQSYQGFRKEAGEFYYMAANKDPVASGGQQPPQRRPSGPVQSYGPPQGSSFGSQYGSEGHVGQFQTQHSTLGGVSHYQQDYTGPFSPGSAQYQQQASSQQQQVQQLRQQIYQSHQPLPQASSQSASSTSHLQPMQRPSTLPSSASGYQLRVGQFSQHYQPPSSSSSSSFPSPQRFGQSGQNYDGSYSVNSGSQYEGHAVGSNAQAYGTQSNYSFQTQPMKSFEQSKLPQSGQQGQQQQHPPQHVMQYSNAATKLSLQSQVGQYSQSEVPVRSPMQFHQNFSPISNPSPAASVVQSPSCSSTPSPLMSGGENLQCGQGNMSMGSRNRILQMMPQLSPTPSMMPSPNAHAGGFKGFGLEGLQEKRLTDPGLSSLSALSSQVANLPNTVQHMLLSDALAPQKKSSKRSSSSKKADSCTNSEGSSQAEEQLKSPLAESLDGGCSSSSEDHGERVRQLSGQSTSSDTTYKGGNLERSNSSPAQGSQNEPSKLSSSPAAREDVASPDGKEAVVAVENAPKVNEKAVGVIVSREAMTGRVEKSGGQDKPAQDDASTATQAPASASGAKEAGHVGTQPETQGGSKGSKSGDNTNHNGEGNSQPGHAVVGPNFPARTEPSKSPGSLRYSYKDNIAAGLQRNIGGFPQYPSGQEKGDFPGHSERKGRNEKFPSLLQEVLQGYHHHPDRRYSRNAQEHSGMTGSLEGAMRPNILISQTNELTNRGLLNKSMGSLLEGPHWGPWDRKSSSAAPDMKQINLADYPIARKFDVESQSSSHEGGALSERRSVICDISPLRQLVRDPGPHPMGHMGPEARSGRSERLAPGLSQSVILPGGLVSMETKMKAHSGQIKEEDFEQSKSSASLNNKKSGDHCHPAGIKHESFRGNASPGAAVSDAAPDYIPQQDSRSTQMRRAPGRTGSSRGKSPSQFQDLADKLKMSPGRSRGPGTDLHHMNPHMTLSERVNRGSLHSAYPQNSEGPSLASAYHTNARPHAFGDPNQSLNSQYHYKRQIYQQQQEEYKDWASSTAQGVIAAAQHRQEGARKSPRQQQFLERVRSPLKNDKDGMMYLQGSSYHDTGSQEVARCVMGSDSTQSKCTELKHGNQKLQHHESGWDLSRQTSPAKSSGPLGAANQKRFCPQESDGHRREESTDLPKPSNAMLRLPGQEDQSPQNPLIMRRRVRSFISPIPTKRQPQDVKNSGSEDKGRLMTSAKEGADKTYNSYAHSSQSQDVGKSVAKGDSFKDLPSPDNRNCPAVSLTSPAKTKILPPRKGRGLKLEAIVQKITSPNIRRSVSTNSAETGADTVTLDDILSLKSGPEGGNVAGHGPEAEKRKGEMSDQVGPASQDTTGEITLPRSSEEWQSSEDDKTKTEVPETASVGKEGAGSSAAPPPSQKSSGQGRSDGSVSGAGTLTFSDSKTISPSGVFTSEPNPKSEEKDGDVTNISPKPDGFPPKGYFPSGKKKGRPIGSVNKQKKQQQQQQQQQQLPPPPPPPPVPSQSSEGVGGGEPKPKRQRRERRKPAAQPRKRKPRRAAPIVEPQEPEIKLKYATQSVDKTDSKNKSFFPYIHVVNKCELGAVCTIINAEEEEQNKLVRGRKGQRSSTPPPSNVESKVLPTSTFMLQGPVVTESSVLGHLVCCLCGKWASYRNMGDLFGPFYPQDYAATLPKNPPPKRATEMQSKVKVRHKSASNGSKTDTEEEEEQQQQKEQRSLAAHPRFKRRHRSEDCSGASRSLSRGASCKKATTDGGSGGEKTPLDSKPSMPTSEGGTELELQIPELPLDSNEFWVHEGCILWANGIYLVCGRLYGLQEAVEIAREMKCSHCQEPGATLGCYNKGCSFRYHYPCAIDADCLLNEENFSVRCPKHKPLLPCSLPSLQNKMVKGSLSTEQSERG, encoded by the exons ATGATGTTTGACTGTATGGAGACATTGGAGACATGGACACAG GAGGGCTTTCGAGCTGCCGCTCTGCTGCTGAACAGCATGCAGTCCTTTCGGGAGCAAAGTAGTTACCACGGAAACCAGCAGAGCTACCCGCAGGAAGTACACGGTTCATCCCGCCTGGAAGAGTTCAGCCCCCGCCAGCAGGCCCAGATGTTCCAGAGCTTTGGAGGAGGTGCTGGCAGTGGACGTCGTGGAGCAACAGGAGCCTCTACAGCAATGCCTGGTGAGAGCTCTGGCCATCAGAGCTACCAAGGTTTCAGAAAAGAAGCAGGAGAGTTTTACTATATGGCTGCCAACAAAGATCCAGTGGCGTCAGGAGGGCAGCAGCCACCTCAGCGCAGGCCTTCTGGACCAGTACAGAGCTATGGGCCCCCTCAAGGGAGTAGCTTTGGGAGTCAGTATGGGAGTGAGGGACATGTGGGCCAGTTTCAAACACAGCACTCGACCCTTGGGGGTGTATCCCACTATCAACAGGATTATACCGGTCCTTTTTCTCCGGGGAGTGCCCAGTATCAGCAACAGGCTTCtagccagcagcagcaggtgcaGCAGCTGAGACAGCAGATCTATCAGTCTCATCAGCCTTTACCCCAGGCTTCCAGCCAGTCTGCTTCTAGCACCTCACACTTGCAGCCAATGCAGCGTCCATCCACTCTGCCTTCCTCTGCTTCTGGGTACCAGTTACGAGTGGGTCAGTTCAGCCAACACTATCAGCCACCTTcgtcgtcgtcctcctcctctttcccctccccgcaGCGTTTTGGCCAGTCAGGACAGAATTATGATGGAAGCTACAGCGTGAATTCTGGGTCACAGTATGAAGGCCATGCTGTGGGTTCCAATGCACAGGCATATGGGACCCAGTCAAACTACAGCTTTCAGACTCAACCGATGAAAAGCTTTGAGCAGTCTAAGCTGCCCCAAAGcgggcagcaggggcagcagcaacagcaccCACCTCAGCATGTAATGCAGTATTCAAATGCTGCCACCAAGCTCTCTCTTCAAAGTCAAGTGGGACAGTACAGCCAGAGTGAAGTTCCTGTAAGGTCACCAATGCAGTTCCACCAAAACTTCAGTCCAATCTCTAATCCATCTCCTGCTGCATCTGTGGTTCAGTCTCCAAGCTGCAGCTCTACACCTTCTCCACTCATGTCAGGTGGAGAAAATCTCCAGTGTGGGCAAGGCAACATGTCCATGGGTTCTAGAAATCGAATCCTGCAGATGATGCCTCAGCTTAGTCCTACACCATCTATGATGCCAAGCCCCAATGCTCATGCAGGGGGATTCAAGGGGTTTGGGCTGGAaggactgcaggaaaaaaggctCACAGATCCAGGGCTGAGCAGCCTGAGTGCTCTAAGTTCTCAAGTGGCCAATCTGCCCAACACAGTCCAGCACATGTTGCTTTCAGATGCCTTGGCTCCTCAGAAAAAAAGTTCCAAAAGGTCATCCTCTTCAAAGAAGGCCGACAGCTGCACCAACTCAGAAGGCTCCTCCCAGGCAGAGGAGCAACTAAAGTCTCCCCTGGCAGAGTCCCTTGATGGTGGCTGTTCCAGTAGTTCAGAGGATCATGGGGAAAGGGTGAGACAGCTGAGTGGCCAGAGCACCAGCTCAGACACCACTTACAAAGGGGGTAACTTAGAGAGATCCAACTCCTCACCAGCACAAGGCTCTCAGAATGAGCCATCAaaactcagcagcagccctgcagctaGGGAAGATGTGGCCTCCCCTGATGGGAAGGAAGCTGTGGTGGCTGTGGAAAATGCCCCAAAAGTTAATGAAAAGGCAGTTGGGGTGATTGTCTCCCGGGAAGCCATGACAGGAAGAGTAGAAAAGTCAGGCGGACAAGATAAACCTGCACAAGATGATGCTTCCACAGCCACTCAGGCACCAGCTAGTGCTAGTGGAGCGAAAGAAGCTGGGCATGTAGGGACGCAGCCAGAAACTCAAGGAGGAAGTAAAGGGAGTAAAAGTGGAGATAACACTAACCATAATGGAGAGGGGAACAGCCAGCCTGGTCATGCAGTTGTTGGGCCAAATTTTCCTGCAAGAACAGAACCTTCCAAATCTCCTGGCAGTTTAAGATACAGTTACAAGGATAATATAGCAGCTGGTCTACAGAGAAATATTGGTGGCTTTCCACAGTATCCTTCTGGTCAAGAAAAAGGGGATTTTCCAGGGCACAGTGAGCGCAAAGGCCGAAATGAGAAGTTTCCTAGCCTCCTACAGGAGGTCTTACAGGGGTACCACCATCATCCAGATAGAAGGTATTCTAGGAACGCACAGGAGCATTCTGGGATGACGGGGAGTTTGGAGGGAGCCATGAGGCCCAATATCTTAATTAGTCAAACCAATGAATTGACCAATAGAGGCCTCTTAAATAAAAGCATGGGGTCTCTCTTGGAAGGCCCTCACTGGGGTCCCTGGGACAGGAAGTCTAGCAGCGCAGCTCCTGACATGAAGCAGATAAATCTAGCTGATTACCCTATTGCTAGAAAGTTTGATGTGGAGTCTCAGTCTTCTTCCCATGAAGGGGGAGCGCTCTCAGAGAGGAGATCAGTGATCTGTGACATATCTCCATTAAGGCAACTTGTCAGAGATCCTGGCCCTCACCCAATGGGGCACATGGGTCCTGAGGCCAGAAGTGGAAGGAGTGAACGTCTTGCCCCTGGCTTGAGCCAGTCAGTAATACTCCCTGGTGGTTTAGTATCCATGGAAACAAAGATGAAAGCTCACAGTGGGCAAATAAAAGAAGAGGATTTTGAACAGTCAAAGAGCTCAGCTAGTCTCAATAATAAAAAATCGGGAGACCATTGTCATCCTGCTGGCATCAAGCACGAATCTTTCCGAGGCAATGCTAGCCCTGGAGCTGCAGTCTCCGATGCTGCTCCAGACTACATTCCCCAGCAGGACAGCAGATCAACACAGATGAGACGAGCACCTGGCAGAACTGGAAGCAGCAGGGGTAAATCACCTTCTCAATTTCAGGATCTTGCTGATAAGCTGAAAATGTCACCAGGCAGAAGCAGAGGCCCAGGGACAGATCTGCATCACATGAACCCACACATGACACTATCTGAAAGAGTTAACAGGGGTTCCTTGCATTCTGCTTACCCTCAGAATTCAGAAGGCCCGTCTTTGGCTTCAGCATATCACACAAATGCTAGGCCTCATGCTTTTGGTGACCCTAACCAGAGTTTAAATTCCCAATATCATTACAAGAGACAGATATACCAGCAACAGCAAGAAGAATACAAAGATTGGGCAAGTAGCACTGCTCAGGGTGTGATTGCTGCAGCTCAGCACAGGCAGGAAGGAGCAAGGAAGAGCCCAAGACAACAGCAGTTTCTGGAAAGAGTAAGGAGTCCCTTAAAAAATGACAAGGATGGAATGATGTACCTTCAAGGTAGCTCTTACCACGATACTGGAAGCCAGGAAGTTGCGCGCTGCGTTATGGGGAGTGACAGTACTCAGAGCAAATGCACCGAACTGAAACACGGCAACCAGAAGTTGCAGCATCACGAATCTGGTTGGGACCTCTCTCGGCAAACTTCTCCTGCCAAAAGTAGTGGCCCTCTCGGAGCAGCCAACCAAAAAAGATTTTGCCCTCAAGAAAGCGATGGGCATCGACGAGAGGAATCTACAGATTTGCCCAAGCCTAGTAATGCCATGCTCAGGCTCCCTGGTCAGGAAGACCAGTCTCCTCAAAATCCATTAATTATGAGGAGGAGAGTCCGTTCTTTCATCTCGCCTATCCCTACCAAAAGACAGCCACAGGATGTGAAGAATAGTGGCAGTGAAGATAAAGGGCGACTGATGACTTCAGCAAAAGAAGGAGCTGATAAAACGTACAACTCCTATGCCCATTCATCTCAAAGCCAAGATGTTGGCAAGTCAGTTGCAAAGGGAGATTCCTTCAAGGACCTGCCAAGTCCTGATAATAGGAATTGCCCTGCTGTTTCCCTCACAAGCCCGGCTAAGACCAAAATATTGCCCCCAAGAAAGGGGCGAGGATTAAAACTGGAAGCTATTGTTCAAAAAATTACATCTCCCAATATTAGGAGAAGTGTTTCTACCAACAGTGCTGAAACTGGCGCAGATACTGTCACTCTTGATGACATCCTGTCCCTTAAGAGTGGACCTGAAGGAGGAAATGTGGCTGGACATGGACCAGAGGctgagaagagaaaaggagagatgtCAGATCAAGTGGGGCCAGCAAGCCAGGATACAACTGGTGAAATAACTCTTCCAAGATCTTCAGAAGAGTGGCAAAGCAGTGAGGATGATAAAACCAAGACAGAGGTCCCTGAAACTGCCAGTGTTGGTAAAGAAGGAGCAGGATCCAGTGCAGCACCACCACCTTCTCAGAAATCAAGTGGTCAGGGAAGGTCTGATGGATCTGTAAGCGGAGCTGGAACTCTGACCTTTTCTGACTCAAAAACAATTTCCCCTTCCGGTGTGTTTACTTCTGAACCAAATCCGAAGTCTGAGGAAAAAGATGGAGATGTGACAAACATTTCACCCAAGCCAGACGGTTTCCCTCCAAAGGGATattttccctctggaaaaaaaaaggggaggccAATTGGGAGTGTGAACAAGCaaaagaagcagcaacagcagcagcagcaacagcagcaactgccaccgcccccgccacccccaccaGTACCTTCACAGTCTTCAGAAGGGGTAGGTGGCGGTGAGCCAAAACCgaagaggcaaaggagagagaggcGAAAACCTGCAGCACAGCCACGGAAGCGGAAGCCTAGACGGGCTGCTCCGATTGTGGAGCCTCAAGAACCAGAGATCAAGCTTAAATATGCTACCCAGTCTGTAGATAAAACTGACTCCAAGAATAAGTCCTTTTTCCCTTATATTCATGTGGTAAACAAGTGTGAATTAGGCGCTGTGTGCACAATCATTAAtgcggaggaagaggagcagaacaAATTGGTGAGGGGTCGGAAAGGACAGAGGTCTTCAACACCCCCTCCTAGCAATGTGGAGAGCAAAGTGCTGCCCACCTCAACTTTCATGCTGCAGGGCCCTGTAGTAACAGAGTCTTCTGTCTTAGGGCATCTGGTTTGCTGCCTGTGTGGCAAATGGGCCAGCTATCGTAACATGGGTGACCTCTTTGGTCCTTTCTACCCCCAGGATTACGCAGCCACCTTGCCCAAGAACCCGCCTCCAAagagggccacagaaatgcagAGCAAGGTCAAGGTACGGCACAAAAGTGCTTCTAATGGTTCCAAGACAGATacggaagaggaggaggaacagcaacaacagaaggAACAAAGAAGCCTAGCTGCTCATCCCCGCTTTAAGAGGCGGCACCGCTCTGAGGACTGTAGTGGAGCCTCTCGGTCACTTTCAAGGGGAGCTTCTTGTAAAAAAGCAACCACTGAcggtggcagtggtggtgaaAAGACTCCTTTGGACTCAAAGCCCTCTATGCCCACTTCAGAAGGTGGCACTGAGCTGGAGTTACAAATTCCTGAACTACCTCTTGACAGCAATGAATTTTGGGTCCATGAGGGTTGTATTCTCTGGGCCAATGGGATCTACCTGGTCTGTGGCAGGCTCTATGGGctgcaggaagctgtggagaTTGCAAGAGAGATG